In a single window of the Bacillus clarus genome:
- a CDS encoding DUF3961 domain-containing protein yields MMKMTVDQRFMMPADVVERVEVLRNKHSKRTSLLQSVNKFFGLNTKEDCVWFYGFYGVAVSILLFMVFTSNIFDFLFA; encoded by the coding sequence ATGATGAAAATGACAGTAGACCAAAGATTTATGATGCCAGCAGATGTTGTAGAGCGAGTGGAAGTTTTACGAAATAAACATAGTAAGCGCACATCATTATTACAATCAGTAAATAAATTCTTCGGATTAAATACGAAGGAAGATTGTGTTTGGTTTTACGGTTTTTATGGAGTGGCTGTAAGTATTTTATTATTTATGGTATTCACATCAAATATTTTCGATTTTCTCTTCGCATAA
- a CDS encoding peptidoglycan recognition protein family protein — MAMFPIERNYIGYGSSRPGIPLSKVRFIVSHDTGNPGSNAIGNRDYFNEIQPKASAHTFIDDKTILEIIPINEVAYHVRYNVPTDNDLYGYDANKAAIGVELCYGGDVNFWEAYNRFTWYHAYLCQNFGLNPKTDIVSHKTLDPTRKIDPENVLGQQGIKFRQFLADVYRMYVSFR, encoded by the coding sequence ATGGCGATGTTCCCTATAGAGCGCAACTATATTGGATACGGAAGTTCACGACCAGGAATCCCTCTTTCGAAGGTAAGGTTTATTGTTAGTCATGATACGGGAAATCCTGGTAGCAATGCGATAGGAAATCGGGATTATTTTAATGAAATACAACCGAAAGCTTCAGCGCATACATTTATAGATGATAAAACAATATTAGAAATTATCCCGATAAATGAAGTGGCATATCATGTTCGATATAATGTGCCGACTGATAATGATTTATATGGTTATGATGCGAATAAGGCGGCTATTGGGGTTGAACTTTGTTACGGGGGCGATGTTAACTTCTGGGAAGCATACAATCGTTTCACATGGTATCACGCTTATTTATGTCAAAATTTCGGTTTAAATCCTAAAACGGATATTGTATCACACAAAACACTCGATCCAACTCGGAAAATAGACCCTGAAAATGTATTAGGGCAACAAGGAATTAAATTTCGGCAGTTTTTAGCAGATGTCTATCGGATGTATGTCTCGTTTAGATGA
- a CDS encoding YpdA family putative bacillithiol disulfide reductase: MQKEIAIIIGGGPCGLAAAISLQQAGIDSLVIEKGNIVNAIYNYPTHQTFFSSSEKLEIGDVAFITENRKPVRNQALAYYREVVKRKEVRVHAFERVEQVQKDGDFFKVDTMKRDGNKETYTAKYIVVATGYYDNPNYMNVPGEQLEKVSHYFKEGHPYFDRDVVVIGGKNSSVDAALELVKAGARVTVLYRGEEYSQSIKPWILPEFEALVRNGTIQMHFHAHVKEIAEHTLTFTVDEETFTIQNDFVFAMTGYHPDHSFLTKMGVKIDEETGRPIYMEEKMETNVENIFIAGVIAAGNNANEIFIENGRFHGEVIAQTIVSRERK, translated from the coding sequence ATGCAAAAAGAAATAGCTATTATAATTGGGGGCGGTCCATGCGGATTGGCAGCGGCAATTTCGTTGCAACAAGCAGGGATTGATTCGTTAGTAATTGAAAAAGGGAATATTGTAAATGCCATTTATAATTACCCAACTCATCAAACATTTTTCTCCTCTAGTGAAAAGTTAGAAATTGGTGACGTTGCTTTTATTACAGAAAATCGTAAGCCGGTTCGTAATCAAGCGCTTGCGTATTATCGTGAAGTGGTAAAGCGTAAAGAGGTACGCGTACATGCATTTGAACGTGTAGAGCAAGTTCAAAAAGATGGTGATTTTTTTAAAGTTGATACGATGAAACGTGACGGAAATAAAGAGACTTATACAGCAAAATACATTGTAGTAGCAACGGGATACTATGATAATCCAAATTATATGAATGTTCCGGGTGAGCAGTTGGAGAAAGTGTCTCATTATTTTAAAGAGGGACATCCTTATTTTGACCGTGATGTCGTTGTAATAGGTGGGAAAAACTCAAGTGTAGATGCGGCGTTAGAGCTTGTTAAAGCTGGAGCGCGTGTAACGGTGCTATACAGAGGGGAAGAATACTCGCAAAGTATTAAACCATGGATATTACCTGAATTTGAAGCGTTAGTACGAAACGGGACAATTCAGATGCATTTTCATGCTCATGTAAAAGAAATTGCAGAACACACGCTTACGTTTACAGTAGATGAGGAAACATTTACAATTCAAAATGATTTTGTCTTTGCGATGACTGGTTATCATCCAGATCATAGCTTCTTAACAAAAATGGGAGTTAAGATTGATGAAGAAACAGGACGTCCAATTTATATGGAAGAAAAAATGGAAACAAATGTTGAAAATATCTTTATCGCTGGTGTTATTGCGGCTGGAAATAATGCAAATGAAATATTCATTGAAAACGGAAGGTTTCATGGAGAAGTGATTGCACAAACAATTGTATCAAGAGAACGAAAATAA
- a CDS encoding asparaginase, translating into MKKILVLHTGGTIAMEEDKETGVVQPGKQNPLLKFIPDLEDDIDLIVEDIFHLPSPHMTPSEMLQLQVIIDERVKQDDIHGVVITHGTDTLEETAYFLDLTVQANIPIVVTGAMRSSNELGADGLYNFLSAVKVANSKEAAGKGVLVVLNDEIHCATNVTKTHTSNVATFQSPQYGPIGMVTKRGVVFHHALVHHETYAVRQITKNVVVLKAYAGMDDTLLAAIETLPVDGIVIEALGQGNLPPRTLPSLGRLRNKGIPIVLVSRCFNGIVQDVYSYEGGGKQLKDMGVVFTYGLNAQKARIKLLVALENAHSQEKIQSMFMHN; encoded by the coding sequence TTGAAAAAAATCCTAGTTTTACATACAGGTGGAACAATTGCAATGGAGGAAGATAAAGAAACTGGGGTTGTACAACCAGGGAAACAAAATCCTCTTTTAAAATTTATTCCTGATTTAGAGGACGATATTGATTTAATTGTTGAAGATATCTTCCATCTTCCATCTCCTCATATGACTCCAAGTGAAATGTTACAATTACAAGTCATCATTGATGAGAGAGTAAAACAAGACGACATTCATGGCGTAGTCATTACACATGGTACGGATACATTAGAAGAAACAGCATATTTTCTTGATTTAACAGTACAAGCAAACATCCCGATTGTTGTTACAGGCGCAATGCGTTCAAGCAACGAATTAGGCGCCGATGGCCTATATAATTTCTTATCCGCTGTAAAAGTAGCGAACAGTAAAGAAGCCGCCGGAAAAGGTGTTCTCGTTGTGTTAAATGATGAAATTCACTGCGCTACAAACGTAACGAAGACACACACAAGTAATGTTGCAACATTCCAAAGCCCACAATACGGTCCAATTGGTATGGTAACAAAACGCGGCGTTGTTTTCCATCACGCTTTAGTACATCATGAAACATATGCAGTTAGACAAATCACTAAAAATGTTGTCGTTTTAAAAGCATATGCTGGTATGGATGATACATTGTTAGCCGCAATCGAAACACTTCCAGTAGATGGAATTGTAATCGAAGCGCTTGGACAAGGTAATTTACCACCAAGAACACTCCCTAGTCTAGGGCGATTAAGAAACAAAGGTATTCCAATCGTTCTCGTTTCTCGTTGCTTTAACGGAATCGTTCAAGATGTGTATTCCTATGAAGGTGGCGGAAAACAACTTAAAGATATGGGCGTTGTTTTCACATACGGTTTAAATGCACAAAAGGCTCGTATCAAATTACTAGTCGCGTTAGAGAATGCACATTCTCAAGAAAAAATCCAAAGCATGTTTATGCATAATTAA
- a CDS encoding YpfB family protein, whose translation MKKMERVLIRVLLIQFICLCIVQLLFMHESSIKYLSKIIYYEGVMTKYTTDILQVNK comes from the coding sequence TTGAAAAAAATGGAGAGAGTGCTAATTCGTGTCCTATTGATTCAATTTATTTGTCTTTGCATTGTACAATTGCTCTTTATGCATGAATCTTCAATTAAATATTTGTCGAAAATTATTTATTATGAAGGTGTTATGACAAAATATACAACAGATATTTTACAGGTGAATAAGTAG
- the cmk gene encoding (d)CMP kinase, translated as MDKRISIAIDGPAAAGKSTVAKVVAKELSYVYIDTGAMYRTLTYAALEQNIDIENEEKLMKVLKNVNIEFQQGEQTQLVFLNEQDVSEVIRTPDVTNRVSIVAKHRLVREEMVRRQQELAKKGGVVMDGRDIGTHVLPDAEVKIFMLASVDERAERRHLENMNKGFASNLEQLKKEIAQRDKLDSEREVSPLKKADDALELDTTSLSIEEVVQKIMGIVSGVFAK; from the coding sequence ATGGATAAACGAATTTCAATTGCTATAGATGGTCCAGCTGCCGCTGGGAAAAGTACAGTTGCAAAAGTTGTTGCAAAAGAACTTTCGTACGTTTATATTGATACAGGCGCAATGTATCGCACTCTTACATATGCAGCTCTTGAACAAAATATCGATATTGAAAATGAAGAAAAATTGATGAAAGTTTTAAAAAACGTAAATATTGAATTTCAACAAGGTGAACAGACACAACTTGTATTTTTAAATGAACAAGATGTCTCTGAAGTAATTCGTACACCAGATGTAACGAATCGTGTATCAATTGTTGCGAAGCATCGCCTGGTTCGTGAAGAAATGGTACGTCGACAACAAGAATTAGCAAAAAAAGGCGGCGTAGTAATGGATGGTCGTGATATTGGTACGCATGTATTACCAGATGCTGAAGTGAAAATCTTCATGCTTGCTTCTGTGGATGAGAGAGCGGAAAGAAGACATTTAGAAAATATGAATAAAGGCTTCGCTTCTAATTTAGAGCAATTAAAAAAAGAAATCGCTCAGCGTGATAAATTGGATTCAGAGCGTGAAGTTTCTCCGTTAAAAAAAGCCGATGATGCTTTGGAATTAGATACAACTTCTCTATCAATTGAAGAAGTAGTTCAAAAAATCATGGGGATTGTTTCGGGAGTGTTTGCAAAATAA
- the rpsA gene encoding 30S ribosomal protein S1, which yields MVEKMNEEVVNSKALQVGDVVTGSVTKVEEKQVLVNVGYKTDGVIPISELANVHIEKASDVVELDQTLELKIIKLEDDDLVLSKRAVDAEKAWVELQEKFTSGQVFDVTVKDIVNGGLVVDLGVRGFIPASLVEVHYVEDFTEYKGKTLAVKIVELDREKNRVILSHKAVVEQELDSKKKEAISSLKEGDIVEGTVQRLTDFGAFVNVGGVDGLVHISQISHDRVEQPSEVLEQGQKVKVKVLSVDADTQRISLSIKAAQPGPWGNVAAEIKAGAVRDGIVKRIVTFGAFVEILPGVEGLVHVSQIANRHVKNPNEVLEMGQEVKVKVLEVHVAEKRISLSIKEALEENNVVEDYSQYEPNSDSATFQLSDIIGEQLKKLKK from the coding sequence ATGGTAGAAAAAATGAATGAAGAAGTTGTGAATTCAAAAGCATTACAAGTTGGTGACGTTGTTACGGGTTCTGTAACGAAAGTGGAAGAAAAACAGGTACTTGTAAATGTTGGATACAAAACAGATGGTGTGATTCCTATTAGTGAATTAGCTAACGTTCATATTGAAAAGGCAAGCGATGTTGTAGAATTAGATCAAACTCTTGAATTGAAAATTATTAAATTAGAAGATGATGATCTTGTATTATCTAAGCGAGCTGTTGATGCAGAAAAAGCATGGGTAGAATTACAAGAGAAATTTACTTCTGGTCAAGTATTTGATGTTACTGTAAAAGATATTGTGAATGGTGGTTTAGTTGTGGACCTTGGTGTTCGTGGATTTATTCCAGCTTCACTTGTAGAAGTGCATTATGTAGAAGACTTTACTGAATATAAAGGAAAAACACTAGCGGTGAAAATCGTTGAATTAGATCGTGAAAAAAATCGTGTTATTCTTTCGCATAAAGCAGTAGTAGAACAAGAACTAGATTCGAAGAAAAAAGAAGCGATTTCTTCTTTAAAAGAAGGAGATATTGTGGAAGGTACAGTACAGCGATTAACTGATTTTGGTGCTTTTGTTAACGTTGGTGGTGTTGATGGATTAGTTCATATTTCGCAAATTTCCCACGATCGTGTGGAGCAACCTTCTGAAGTGCTAGAACAAGGACAAAAAGTGAAAGTAAAAGTATTATCTGTTGATGCTGATACGCAGCGTATTTCTTTGTCAATTAAAGCCGCTCAACCAGGACCTTGGGGAAATGTTGCTGCTGAAATAAAAGCAGGAGCTGTTCGAGATGGAATAGTGAAGCGTATTGTTACATTCGGTGCTTTCGTTGAAATTTTACCAGGTGTAGAAGGACTTGTGCATGTGTCGCAAATTGCAAATCGTCATGTGAAGAATCCGAATGAAGTACTAGAGATGGGACAGGAAGTAAAAGTGAAAGTACTTGAAGTGCATGTAGCAGAAAAACGTATTTCTTTAAGTATAAAAGAAGCACTTGAAGAAAATAATGTAGTAGAGGATTATAGCCAATATGAGCCAAACTCTGATTCTGCAACGTTCCAATTAAGCGATATTATCGGTGAACAACTGAAAAAATTAAAGAAATAA
- the fni gene encoding type 2 isopentenyl-diphosphate Delta-isomerase, giving the protein MVRAKRKLEHIEYALSTGQSRTHGFHDIDFVHQSLPNSSYESITCETKIGELSLSSPIFINAMTGGGGEQTLHINEQLASVAKHHKLAMAVGSQMAALKDESEAASFRIVRKVNPNGIVFANLGSEATVEQAKYAVDMIEADALQIHLNVIQELTMPEGDRDFTGVLERIEKVTLNCEVPVIVKEVGFGMSKETVQQLANIGVTAIDIGGQGGTNFAAVENERRQRMLSYFNNWGIQTATSLIEASSTNNNLSLIASGGIQTALDVAKAIALGAQTTAFAGYFLRILMQDGVEKLMNEIEILHMDLQFIMTALGARTIEELQRVPLVVKGETYHWLSQRGIDTTRYSRR; this is encoded by the coding sequence GTGGTAAGGGCAAAACGTAAATTAGAACATATTGAATATGCTCTTTCCACTGGACAGTCTCGTACACATGGCTTTCATGACATTGATTTTGTGCATCAAAGCTTGCCAAATTCAAGTTATGAAAGTATTACATGTGAAACAAAAATCGGCGAACTTTCACTAAGTTCGCCGATTTTTATCAATGCGATGACTGGTGGTGGAGGAGAACAAACATTACATATTAATGAACAATTAGCATCTGTAGCGAAACATCATAAGCTTGCGATGGCTGTGGGTTCACAAATGGCAGCGTTAAAAGATGAGAGCGAAGCCGCTTCATTTAGAATAGTTAGAAAAGTGAATCCAAATGGGATTGTTTTTGCAAACTTAGGTAGTGAAGCGACAGTTGAACAGGCGAAGTATGCAGTTGATATGATTGAAGCAGATGCATTACAAATTCATTTGAATGTAATTCAAGAACTAACAATGCCAGAAGGTGATCGGGATTTTACTGGTGTACTAGAACGGATTGAAAAGGTTACTTTAAATTGTGAAGTTCCCGTTATAGTTAAAGAAGTAGGTTTTGGGATGAGTAAAGAAACAGTACAACAGCTGGCCAATATAGGCGTCACAGCGATTGATATTGGTGGACAAGGTGGTACGAATTTTGCTGCTGTGGAAAATGAAAGAAGACAGCGAATGCTTTCTTATTTTAATAACTGGGGCATTCAGACAGCTACCTCATTAATAGAAGCATCCTCTACAAATAATAACCTCTCTCTCATTGCATCTGGTGGTATACAAACAGCGCTTGATGTCGCAAAAGCAATTGCGTTAGGAGCGCAGACGACCGCTTTTGCTGGATATTTTTTACGCATTTTAATGCAAGATGGTGTCGAGAAGTTAATGAATGAAATAGAGATTTTACATATGGATTTACAATTTATTATGACAGCCCTTGGTGCGAGAACGATAGAAGAATTACAACGAGTACCTCTTGTTGTGAAAGGTGAAACATACCATTGGTTATCGCAAAGAGGAATTGATACTACACGTTATAGTAGGAGATAA
- a CDS encoding YpzI family protein yields MGKDRQERKLRESRRVESDRDQSLQYPGATSLDTPEQARKQNQH; encoded by the coding sequence ATGGGTAAAGACCGCCAAGAACGAAAACTACGCGAATCACGCCGTGTTGAATCTGATCGTGACCAATCACTTCAATATCCTGGTGCAACAAGTCTTGATACACCAGAACAAGCTCGAAAACAAAATCAGCACTAA
- a CDS encoding YphA family membrane protein produces the protein MDGSYFYFVAWMGWIVVTFFMKKESIRWKISAVILVFIICSPINMSIASFTVSVNALLLSIISFLGITLYSFWKKLYAVLSALIIAMLYTSFHLLEVYDPIWIVVDRIFMVSGALVYASVLLHGDRLLRLCSLYVGMLQGELLVTFIFRKLHFPYEFGSLAFFDIIAVSTLFMVILYCIAKASVYTEQLKKKTRKRKARVIHD, from the coding sequence ATGGATGGAAGTTATTTTTATTTTGTAGCTTGGATGGGCTGGATCGTTGTAACGTTTTTTATGAAAAAGGAATCTATCAGGTGGAAAATAAGTGCTGTTATATTAGTTTTTATTATTTGTTCACCAATCAATATGTCGATTGCTTCTTTCACTGTATCAGTAAATGCTCTTTTACTTAGTATCATTTCATTTTTAGGGATTACACTATATTCTTTTTGGAAAAAATTATACGCCGTCCTTTCAGCACTTATTATCGCTATGTTATATACAAGTTTTCATTTGTTAGAAGTATATGATCCGATTTGGATAGTGGTGGACCGAATCTTTATGGTAAGTGGTGCTCTCGTATATGCATCAGTTTTATTGCACGGGGATCGTTTGTTACGCTTATGCTCTTTATATGTAGGGATGCTACAAGGAGAGCTATTAGTAACATTTATTTTCCGTAAATTACATTTTCCTTATGAATTTGGTAGTTTGGCGTTTTTTGATATCATCGCTGTTTCTACTTTATTCATGGTGATTTTATATTGTATTGCAAAAGCGTCAGTGTATACAGAACAACTTAAGAAAAAAACACGTAAAAGAAAGGCAAGGGTAATACATGACTGA